The Asterias rubens chromosome 16, eAstRub1.3, whole genome shotgun sequence region CTCTTAAAGTTACATTGTGCGTTCACTGGTACATTACAATAATTGTACAAGTACAATTGTGTTGAGCAAAATAATGTAGTGTGCTTCTAAAAGGaagaatattttatatttttctttacatttcaaattatttctGTTTGTTTGCATCAAGGTGTTGAATCTTGGTCGCAGATTGATTTTGTAATAAGAATGATTGTGAACATTAAAACTGTGGCCCAATATTATAACTTGAATTCAGCACTGACCCTTCATACAAATTACATTAGATTTTCACTTTCAACATAATCACTTAACTACATAAAACAGTTGTTGTTTTCATTATACATGTGTACACCTGTCAGCCTACACTTAGGCTGGACATTTTGTCACTCAATAACCATCACTCCATTACCAGACACAACAAAttacgaaaaacacaattgaactttgcaaaatgtgtttttgcaTCATTCGTTACTATGGAATACATACTATGAAAGATTGTATTCCTACCAAAGTGTTCATTTTTTGTGATTTGACTGAATTTGCTTATCTACTCAGGTTGGTTGAAATGgttaaatgaaatgtttttttcccccttaaaaacaattacaatttgtatGTCAAAAATGTTATCACTCTTTCTGAAATTTATGAGAATATAaaattgaagattttttttgaaaaacatccaCACTGTTCTCTCTTGTCAATAATGCATTTATCAGCATTTTCTACTTCTCTAGCCAAAACATCATATTTATAGCAAAACTTTATTTTATAAACCAGTGCGTAAAAGAAACACCATAGTTTCAGTggattatttaaacaaatgtttcctTTAAGAAACACTAATTGCATTATGAGATTATTGTCAAGCTATTATAACCATTCTCATTGATGAAGTAATAGTTGTATCATGTTTGCTTTGCCCAATAACCAAAATATCAACATCCAAATTTACAAATCCATCAGTTAAGGGTTACTGCATGGAACTCTTCATGCCATGAATGGCGGTGCAGTTTATAAGAATGCTTGctgtcttaatttttttttattactttttgttttgcactgTTCCCCTAAAGAATAAATTGGTTCATAAAATTAATCTTGGGgttgtttctgaaaaaaatgttgaatccTGAACCCAAGTGGTGAAGTACAATAATGTTTCTTTCATGTTCTGTTGTCACATATGATAGCATATCTGGTGAGTGAAATGATATTTTCACaatatgatattattatttattagtttcATGTTGTCAAATGCTTATTTCAGCTTGAATGTTATTCTGGTCCAGCATAATGTTTGTTGATGTCTTTACTCATGCTGATAGATTTGAACTGAATGGTCTGTAGGCACAGCCAGATCACCAGCAGGTGTGAATGTGAGACCATAGAGAGCAGCACAACCCTTGATGATACATTCAATGTACTTGCCATCAGGACTGTAATGATGGATACCACCTGATGGTCCTCTCCATACAGCAACATAGATGCTTCCATCCTTGTCACAACACACACCACTAAGCAACCCAGACTGATTGATATCTACTGAGAACACCATTTCACCATTGTAGGTTACTGATACTAACTTATTGTCTTCCTAGTGGGTGTAAATGAGTTGTTGTTTGTAGGTAGTCAAGTATCCACCAATCCCTGGAGCAGGCAGTCTTCTGATGAGGGATCCATCTGGTTTGTGTAGAGAGATCTCTGCCTTGTCTTCATAACCCACTGCTATCAGATTGTTGTCATCCACTGCAATACATGATGGTTTACTGCCTGGATTGAACTGATGGAGGAGCTGATAATTCCTGCTGAAGATCTTGACTGCTTCTCTATCTAGAACAATGAGCTCATCATTCTTATTCACAGTCACTATGCTTGGTCCTGTAAGTCCTTGGATTGATAGTTCTTGTGAGACATTATAGGATTGAGGGTTGCTCTCTGCTGGTATTGTAATCAAGCTGGTATTATTCCAATCTACCACAACAATATCACTATTAGAGTTTGCAGCAACATCACATGCAGTAATCTCCACCATCTGTTGTTTTATgttcttgtatttatttatttctgtttttaatgTCCATTTATCTTGTTTCATGGATTGAAATGTTGGCTTTCTAGCCTGAGCAGAAGTTGCTGATTCTACTTGTTGTTCATCTTTCAGCACCAGTCTCCCTAGTGAGTTCTGGCCTTCTTTAAAGTCCATATAACTCAACCCATCAGGTACTTTTGTGGGTTTCTTCTCTCTGTATTCCTTGAGGTCTTGTAAGAGTTGTTCTATGTGATGTGTAATCTTGATCTGTTGATCCATGAGTTGATTTACCTCATCCTGCTTGTGCTCTGCTTTGTTCTTCTCTTTGCTGTTTGTAGCTTGTGCAGTTTGCATTATCTTGACTCTGTCTTTATAAATCTGTTCTGCTTCTTGCATCAGTTTCTGCTTCTCCTCTTTGATCCTGGTAGCCACCTTGGCAATCTCCTCATCAGCTTTCTTGGAGATTTTCTCTTTGGTTGCAGCAAACATAGAGTCTAAAGTCTTACGGGACATGTCTATTTCTTGAATGGCAGTGTTGTAGGTTTTGATTCTCTGTCTTAATTCTGCTGCAAGTTCTTCGGCACCTTGTTTGCATTTTTCTGAAGCTTCATTAATTTCAATCAGAGAATGGGTTTGATGGTCTTTTGAAATGCAAGTTGTGCATATCAACTTGTTGCAATTGTTACAAAACATAATAAGATCTTTGTCAGTATGCTTTCTACATTTGGTAACAAATTCTTTCCCGAGAAGTTGTTTTAGTTGGGTTTCCTGTTTTTCAAAAGCTTCTATCAAAGAAAGTGTTTTAAAGTCTGCTTTCAGACCATCAATGCCATTTTCTTTTAGCAGAGTTTCTTGTCTACAATTTGGGCATGAAAGCCTTGTAGTGCTTGGACCCTTCTCTCTGAGTTGTTGAAGGCATTTATGACAAAATGAATGAGAACACTCCAGTAGTTTGGGTTGCTTGAAGCGTTCACTGCaaattggacattcaagatGATCCTGACTTATCTCTGCTAGCACTGTCTGAGCTGTTACATTGGATGCCATTTTGTTGGAAGTTGCTTCATTGATGATCTGTGAAGTAAATTAGATGAGATCCTtagatattaattttgttttttacccacacatggatgtgtgttagcactgtatactcagtactttcctgagtcctgtgaaaacaaaatatcacaggcatgttactcgggtgggattcgaacccacgacccttggaattctagagcagtgtcttaccaactagactaccgaggttgcccggtagctagaggcagttcgaatcctatgttttggcagcgggtacctcaacgatataagagatggtaaatttgcattggggataaagaacagtaattttggtttttacccatacacagatgtgtgttagcactgtatactcagtactttcccgagtcctgtgaaaaaatattaaaggtatgtagttggtaagacactttTCTAGAAATGCTAGGATTGTGGGTTCGCTATTAAAATGCGATGAAGCATGGGTTAATTTGGAGCGTAATAGAAGCAGTTTTGTAAAGGCTGCATAGAGTTGTGATCAAAAGGTTGTCAAATGTGATCAGCCAGAGAGTGCAGCTTCAAAAACATCCTGTGCAATTAGACAAATCTCAACTACCGACACCGCGTTTACACTAGATCCTCCTACAAGGATCCAAGGAGGATCAGGTCCCAAAAGCGAGATCAAGCATTTTTGTGCCACGTTCACACTTGGGTTCTTGTTATGTATAGGTATTTAGGTAATTGCTAACAAAGGTGGCATTTGCTTGCAAGAAACAAGCTTGTGCTTTTTATTAAAACTAGAGCTTACGCTTGCTAGCAACTGCTTATTTTTATGTATGAAGATGTAagcaaaagcctagaaaaagCAGTTGCTACTTTTTATGAATACGGCCCAATGtatcaaaccagggtccacagtaGAGGATGGAAGACAGGGAAAAAACCACTTAGCCAACTTGATTTCAAATATAGCAGGGACTAAGAGAAATCACAGTTCGCAAAAAGATCCATAAAAATATCTTGTCTTTATTTAAATGGTGctactttttgtttcatttcatgaAGAGCgcacttaccccccccccccccccccccccgaaaacaGAACAACTGCCTCAGGAACAATTCATAGGCCCTAAATAATCCGATACTGTCAAAGAAATTAACACGGAAAGGCATGCTATGAAATATGGCCATGGTCTTAATTAAACAGCTCTAGCTAATGTATGTCTGTGTCAGTTGTTTAGAcaccccatgtgacgcgctctccaccaataaaaatagcaaaactgtctggggtattatTATGAATAAAGATTTACTGTGTGTGCACATTCATACTATTTGGAAAGCCTTTCTTTCTACTTTTTTGTAGATTTTTATTCAAGACAATCCGgtccatatctcgttgggcccccgcACCAAGGCCCAGCATGGAGGTAAAAATAACATTGGCCCACTTGCCCCCTGTCAATGTTTGCTCTCCTGGCTTTCATTGAACTCCCATCAACAGTGAGGGAAGGGAAGGGAACagaatgtttattgtcatgGTGGAAAGTGGCCAGAGAATGCTTATTGGTATGTAGTGAATgagtggcccaagcattttggccgagATTTTGTAGCTTTGGGTTGTTATCTGGGGTTATGTTTggatgacctacatgtacgccCTCAAAAAAAGTTCTCTTGACATGTGCACAAGTGAAGAAGTGTTCAtaaagccatttgaccctttcggtaaacagtattgtccaaggcccacacgtgtatcacaacttctatataaaacaacaaacaaaatttaggctcaatcggtcatcggagacgggagaaaataacgggaaaacccacccttttatccgcacatttcgccatgtcataaaacgtgtttaaaataaatccataacaataagtgatattgttttactgttttctcaaaaattaaagcatttcatggaataatatttcaagagaagtctttcaccactaccttctgtaaaccctgtaagctatttgtaaatctgtgaacttttattttgtttttctgtaccgagagggtccactggctttaaagggtgATTTGGGCAAACCCTTAGTCAAATTGATTATAAGGACAAACATTTGTGAGTCAATGGAttacaaatttctttttttctgtaaaaagcTGTTAGACTGAATATTTTGGAATGCTTAGCATAGTTGTCAGGTGTAGCCCGGAGCCCAATTGATTAAAACCTGTAAATATTcaattttgttaaaggcagaaaaatcctgcttagcagaagtttaccagccaacagTTCATTAAGCTTTGTTGCCACTGGTGTCCTACCGGTGTCAATTCTttctcagcaaagaaatttgctgagtGGCATTTGCTGAGTGGTATTGGCTGAGCAGCATTGGCTGGACAGTATTTTTGATTGCATATAATAATTTGTACTGTATCCCAAATCATAAAGCCCATTTTAACAA contains the following coding sequences:
- the LOC117301023 gene encoding E3 ubiquitin-protein ligase TRIM31-like encodes the protein MASNVTAQTVLAEISQDHLECPICSERFKQPKLLECSHSFCHKCLQQLREKGPSTTRLSCPNCRQETLLKENGIDGLKADFKTLSLIEAFEKQETQLKQLLGKEFVTKCRKHTDKDLIMFCNNCNKLICTTCISKDHQTHSLIEINEASEKCKQGAEELAAELRQRIKTYNTAIQEIDMSRKTLDSMFAATKEKISKKADEEIAKVATRIKEEKQKLMQEAEQIYKDRVKIMQTAQATNSKEKNKAEHKQDEVNQLMDQQIKITHHIEQLLQDLKEYREKKPTKVPDGLSYMDFKEGQNSLGRLVLKDEQQVESATSAQARKPTFQSMKQDKWTLKTEINKYKNIKQQMVEITACDVAANSNSDIVVVDWNNTSLITIPAESNPQSYNVSQELSIQGLTGPSIVTVNKNDELIVLDREAVKIFSRNYQLLHQFNPGSKPSCIAVDDNNLIAEDNKLVSVTYNGEMVFSVDINQSGLLSGVCCDKDGSIYVAVWRGPSGGIHHYSPDGKYIECIIKGCAALYGLTFTPAGDLAVPTDHSVQIYQHE